A part of Miscanthus floridulus cultivar M001 chromosome 6, ASM1932011v1, whole genome shotgun sequence genomic DNA contains:
- the LOC136456725 gene encoding ADP-ribosylation factor 1-like yields MGLSFGKLFSRLFAKKEMRILMVGLDAAGKTTILYKLKLGEIVTTIPTIGFNVETVEYKNISFTVWDVGGQDKIRPLWRHYFQNTQGLIFVVDSNDRERVVEARDELHRMLNEDELHDAVLLVFANKQDLPNAMNAAEITDKLGLHSLRQRHWYIQSTCATSGEGLYEGLDWLSNNIANKS; encoded by the exons ATGGGGCTCTCCTTTGGTAAGCTGTTCAGCCGCCTCTTCGCCAAGAAGGAGATGAGGATTCTCATGGTCGGGCTCGATGCCGCCGGTAAGACCACCATCCTCTACAAGCTCAAGCTCGGCGAGATCGTCACCACCATCCCCACCATCG GATTCAATGTTGAAACTGTTGAGTACAAGAACATTAGCTTCACCGTTTGGGATGTTGGTGGCCAGGACAAG ATCAGGCCCCTGTGGAGGCACTACTTTCAGAACACACAGGGACTTATTTTTGTTGTAGACAGCAATGACAGGGAACGTGTTGTTGAGGCTAGAGATGAGCTCCACAGGATGCTGAATGAG GATGAGCTGCATGACGCCGTGCTGCTTGTATTTGCAAACAAACAAGATCTTCCTAATGCTATGAATGCTGCTGAAATTACTGACAAGCTTGGTCTGCATTCCCTGCGCCAGCGGCACTG GTACATCCAGAGCACTTGTGCTACATCTGGTGAAGGGTTGTATGAGGGGCTTGACTGGCTTTCCAACAACATCGCCAACAAG TCTTAA
- the LOC136456724 gene encoding vacuolar protein sorting-associated protein 36-like → MSAAAADWLPSASVTASGRPVLSAGEVERNLLPLADLEPEENPRLAPLRGCLLALTSHRLIFLHEPSRSARGLPVATVVHAYPPHRRHGHNPLRSLFSSSSSSSSSQHPRIRLQISMPPARSEVIAIVVTCKADVDVFFGRLLEAIRARAWVVAPAAAPSSGTPVAEGASPAEDVAIRMPVVGVSGILRMEQESWESAGQNLQDAFQDLNALMSKAKEMMQLAEKMRLKLLMNSSTESNSNDEEMGSKQDMQDLLLSVGIVSPVTKETAGALYHQQLSLQLADFVRIPLEKAGGMMALVDVYCLFNRARGTELISPEDLLQACSLWEKVDVPVMLRKFDSGVKVIQTKTHSDEEVFARISSLAQKPDALQKGISPSDAAFTLGIAPALAKEHLLNAENKGLLCRDVSPDGFRFFINLFNEIDAQNIYSQKPHGLYSAWISIAMASN, encoded by the exons ATGTCCGCCGCCGCAGCCGACTGGCTCCCGTCAGCGTCCGTAACGGCGTCCGGCCGCCCGGTGCTTTCCGCAGGCGAGGTGGAGCGGAATCTCCTCCCGCTCGCCGACCTCGAGCCCGAGGAGAACCCGCGCCTCGCGCCCCTCCGCGGCTGCCTCCTCGCGCTCACTTCCCACCGCCTCATCTTCCTCCACGAGCCGTCCCGCTCCGCGCGCGGCCTCCCGGTCGCCACCGTCGTCCATGCCTACCCTCCCCACCGCAGGCACGGCCACAACCCCCTCCGCTCCCTcttctcctcctcgtcctcatcttccTCGTCGCAGCATCCCCGCATCCGCCTCCAGATCTCCATGCCGCCCGCGCGATCGGAGGTCATCGCCATCGTCGTGACATGTAAGGCTGACGTTGATGTGTTCTTCGGGAGGCTGCTCGAGGCGATCCGTGCAAGGGCTTGGGTGGTGGCCCCCGCAGCTGCTCCGTCGAGCGGCACGccggtggcagagggggcctcgccTGCGGAGGACGTCGCGATCCGGATGCCCGTTGTTGGGGTCTCGGGGATACTGCGGATGGAGCAGGAGTCATGGGAGAGCGCCGGGCAGAACTTGCAAGATGCGTTCCAGGATCTCAATGCCCTCATG AGCAAAGCTAAGGAAATGATGCAGTTAGCAGAGAAAATGAGGCTCAAGCTATTAATGAACTCATCTACTGAATCAAATTCCAATGATGAAGAGATGGGTTCTAAGCAAGACATGCAGGACTTGCTATTGAGTGTTGGCATTGTGTCTCCTGTGACCAAAGAAACTGCTGGTGCGTTGTATCATCAGCAGCTGTCACTACAG CTGGCGGACTTCGTAAGAATACCGCTTGAGAAAGCAGGTGGTATGATGGCACTAGTCGATGTTTATTGTCTCTTCAACCGTGCTAGGGGAACAG AGTTAATCTCACCAGAGGACCTTTTGCAAGCTTGTTCGCTGTGGGAGAAAGTTGATGT CCCAGTCATGCTCAGGAAATTTGATAGTGGAGTGAAGGTGATCCAGACCAAGACACATAGTGATGAAGAG GTATTTGCAAGAATCTCATCACTTGCACAGAAGCCGGATGCTCTTCAGAAAGGGATTAGCCCAAGTGATGCCGCATTCACACTGGGAATTGCTCCAGCTTTAGCAAAGGAACATCTTCTAAATGCAGAAAACAAAG GCCTGCTGTGCAGAGATGTTAGTCCAGATGGATTCCGCTTTTTTATCAATTTATTTAATGAAATTGATGCCCAAAATATTTACTC GCAAAAACCCCATGGGCTGTACAGCGCGTGGATCTCCATTGCGATGGCATCTAACTGA
- the LOC136459295 gene encoding AP2-like ethylene-responsive transcription factor At1g79700 produces the protein MTKPHSSSSWAASSLYCVSSSSSSSSCYVPPSWSPKCSSKKQRSSRRRAKNGAAVAPRRTSSIYKGVTRHRGTGKYEAHLWDKNAWSRTKTKKGRQVYLGAFDNEEAAARTYDLAALKYWGSDSTLNFPLESYRHEHDKMERMTREAYLATLRRKSSCFSRGASGYRGVAKHHHNGRWEARIGYACGKKYLYLGTFGTQEEAARAYDLAALELRGHAAVTNFDISSYTDKDDRQRAQPPVRKAQPKPALKPKDELVDEAAPLPKARHPFPTPLLTPKPEPEYELGEPLALPPGPVLRDADDVDHAIAEILPALCMDPADFEARYPARALGCPPDDQLCGLALPDSVRFEDDIETLFDAPGGGPGEVHVQLPAAAGAVVPDVSGVDADAAATISSLASARWWR, from the exons ATGACGAAGCCGCATTCCTCTTCCTCTTGGGCCGCCTCCTCGCTCTACTGtgtctcctcctcgtcctcctcgagCTCCTGCTATGTGCCGCCGTCGTGGTCACCGAAGTGCAGCAGCAAGAAGCAGAGGAGCAGCCGTAGGAGGGCCAAGAACGGCGCCGCCGTCGCCCCGAGGAGGACCAGCTCCATCTACAAGGGCGTGACCAG GCACAGGGGAACAGGCAAGTACGAGGCGCACCTGTGGGACAAGAACGCTTGGAGCCGGACCAAGACCAAGAAGGGCAGGCAAG TTTATCTGG GAGCATTTGACAATGAGGAGGCAGCAGCCCGTACTTATGATCTGGCAGCACTCAAGTACTGGGGCTCAGACAGCACACTCAACTTCCCA CTGGAATCGTACAGGCATGAGCATGACAAGATGGAGCGCATGACAAGGGAGGCGTATCTGGCCACTCTGCGGCGCAAGAGTAGCTGTTTCTCGAGAGGCGCCTCCGGGTACAGGGGAGTGGCCAA GCACCACCATAATGGCAGGTGGGAGGCCAGGATCGGCTACGCTTGCGGCAAGAAATACCTCTACCTGGGGACGTTCG GGACGCAGGAGGAGGCAGCCCGGGCCTACGACCTTGCAGCTCTGGAATTGCGGGGGCACGCCGCGGTCACCAACTTCGACATCAGCAGCTACACGGACAAGGACGACCGGCAGCGGGCTCAACCGCCGGTCCGCAAGGCCCAGCCGAAGCCGGCTCTGAAGCCCAAGGACGAGCTGGTGGACGAGGCAGCGCCGCTGCCCAAGGCTCGTCATCCTTTTCCGACGCCGCTCCTGACGCCCAAGCCCGAGCCGGAGTACGAGCTGGGCGAGCCCCTGGCGCTGCCACCCGGCCCCGTGCTCCGCGACGCCGACGACGTGGACCACGCCATCGCCGAGATCCTGCCGGCGCTCTGCATGGACCCCGCCGACTTCGAGGCCCGGTACCCCGCCCGTGCGCTCGGCTGCCCGCCCGACGACCAGCTGTGCGGCCTGGCGCTGCCGGACAGCGTGCGCTTCGAGGACGACATCGAGACTCTGTTCGACGCGCCCGGCGGCGGCCCGGGCGAGGTCCATGTGCAGCTCCCCGCCGCCGCGGGCGCCGTCGTGCCTGACGTTTCCGGAGTCGACGCCGACGCGGCCGCCACCATCAGCTCGCTGGCGTCCGCGCGCTGGTGGCGATGA